A portion of the Rubritalea squalenifaciens DSM 18772 genome contains these proteins:
- a CDS encoding VIT domain-containing protein, which yields MKCVFVLFLLGVSMVQAQLPSMSVVDSGRRHDLELQSLELSVDIQGRYAETVMTVAFFNDTKRNQEGEFTLPLPEGATVSNYALEVNGKMREASVVEKERAVNAYESIKRQNIDPGIVTREKGNIYRTKIFPVLPKRAKAVRIGFVHELEEVDGKLVYAFPFALKKMVENVTIRVSGDVEKVSFPSKMGRMQEDERVKFVESKRVVLDGKLEIVSKLAPEKSIRGQVGEEVYIDLVTAIPDRVLRAEASKPNTVSLFWDASVSGYRRDLKKEMQVLDALFKKLGNVDVKLTVVDLHADYQGKYEVRGGDWSQLKQQINQIDYAGVANWGAVDFKDRNADRILFVGEGALHLPLQKLSPRGVVHILDSSALADPDLPLLGLAEATGGRVMDVRAEKVAAMAEEIIKLRPRLIEVKGYFDSTYVQAEGEKLRIIGKCKTDRTDGIVLKFGYGQEVMLVETLSDAAFAQTNGEVLRKLWAQRKLAEMEREDFTTQGPTQAILKHCQQYHLVSDSTAMIVLERFEDHLRYQIPPPEPDLLEKYEQEVGSYARSRWSERFQGTVHGAQLDHGRRYNWYQKSYPWMEYQLYPRYIRVEQWTHAQASVFTKEQLADTNHQVFLKWMDEVKALVHGKDKVKSKEDLKQWMQRLEEVKESGAQLTGTPIKVPEHEFAVSVRGLVNDGKTITLDKGATLKQAIEKAGGIYDDEIGDRVAIYRNADRAIYNTVSKDYKPQQLFPGDMVVVMPPMLDGDLLLSDGFSADPFSDGGLEVTKDSTARASKRAAVEQSTLPLGVDWRAGGGDSGKAGGKLPVRRLNGVELSGKVQPVIEAKSPAGNVSDVLESGDVWQAYLNLKGTASRDVKLKVAKKLYEQKDGHKARRVLSSIYGLKSGISVQDMRAAAYHMIAMGDGKGADELLALIQVADPEDELVFYDRWLAMGRTSKLCAEQWVVNWLSCHVKFFEHWRLWRNVQAMEMTRLKFLPNEEDFYGAVAFFDSLVYPSDIRIVVCSSQVDQGAYLRVTDPAEVQATPNRVSETGGWCAAQNGLADYMVRKAMPGSYRLELGSSQPATYLVQVYTHWGRENETRQVYVVEVPGDGELHEAGQIDFGL from the coding sequence ATGAAGTGTGTATTCGTGTTGTTTTTGTTGGGAGTCTCCATGGTGCAGGCGCAGTTGCCGAGTATGTCTGTGGTGGACAGTGGGAGAAGGCATGATCTGGAGCTGCAGAGTCTGGAACTGAGTGTGGATATCCAGGGGCGCTATGCTGAGACGGTGATGACGGTGGCGTTCTTCAATGATACGAAGAGGAATCAAGAAGGTGAGTTTACTCTGCCGTTACCGGAGGGTGCTACGGTGAGTAACTACGCGCTGGAGGTGAACGGTAAGATGCGTGAGGCCAGCGTGGTGGAGAAGGAACGGGCGGTGAACGCCTATGAGAGTATCAAACGTCAAAACATTGATCCCGGCATTGTGACACGCGAGAAGGGGAATATCTATCGGACCAAGATTTTCCCGGTCTTGCCGAAGCGCGCCAAGGCGGTACGCATCGGCTTCGTGCATGAACTGGAAGAGGTGGATGGGAAGTTGGTTTACGCCTTTCCCTTTGCGCTGAAGAAGATGGTAGAGAATGTCACTATTCGGGTCAGTGGCGATGTGGAAAAGGTTTCCTTCCCCTCGAAAATGGGGCGGATGCAGGAGGACGAGAGGGTGAAATTTGTCGAGAGTAAGCGAGTTGTGTTAGATGGAAAGTTAGAGATTGTCAGTAAGCTGGCGCCTGAGAAATCGATTCGAGGTCAGGTGGGTGAGGAGGTTTATATCGATCTGGTGACGGCCATTCCTGACCGGGTGTTGCGGGCTGAGGCCAGCAAGCCGAATACGGTTAGCCTTTTCTGGGATGCCTCTGTCAGTGGTTATCGAAGGGACTTGAAGAAGGAAATGCAGGTGCTGGATGCTTTGTTCAAGAAACTGGGGAATGTGGATGTGAAGCTGACGGTGGTCGATTTACATGCCGACTACCAGGGGAAGTACGAGGTGCGTGGCGGGGACTGGAGTCAGCTGAAGCAGCAGATCAATCAGATCGACTACGCCGGGGTGGCGAACTGGGGAGCCGTCGATTTTAAAGACCGAAATGCAGACCGTATTTTGTTTGTGGGTGAAGGTGCGCTGCACCTTCCGTTGCAGAAGCTGAGTCCACGAGGGGTGGTGCATATTCTGGATTCGAGTGCACTTGCAGATCCTGACCTTCCTTTACTTGGTTTGGCAGAAGCGACTGGAGGGAGAGTGATGGATGTGAGAGCGGAGAAGGTCGCCGCGATGGCAGAGGAGATTATCAAGCTGCGCCCGCGTCTGATTGAGGTGAAAGGCTATTTCGACAGCACTTATGTACAGGCTGAGGGAGAAAAGCTCCGGATCATCGGCAAGTGTAAGACTGATAGAACGGATGGGATTGTGCTGAAATTTGGCTACGGGCAGGAGGTTATGCTGGTGGAGACTCTAAGTGATGCCGCATTCGCCCAGACTAATGGCGAGGTGCTGCGCAAGCTCTGGGCCCAGCGTAAGCTGGCGGAAATGGAGCGTGAGGATTTTACTACCCAGGGTCCCACGCAGGCGATCCTGAAGCATTGCCAGCAGTATCACCTGGTGAGTGATAGCACTGCCATGATTGTGCTGGAGCGTTTCGAGGATCACTTGCGCTATCAGATTCCGCCGCCGGAGCCTGACTTACTGGAGAAGTATGAGCAAGAGGTGGGTTCCTATGCCAGATCAAGATGGAGTGAGCGATTTCAAGGAACCGTGCATGGGGCTCAACTTGATCACGGTAGGCGCTATAATTGGTACCAGAAATCCTACCCATGGATGGAGTACCAGCTTTACCCACGTTATATCAGGGTCGAGCAATGGACTCATGCCCAGGCCTCCGTCTTTACCAAGGAGCAGCTTGCTGACACCAATCATCAAGTTTTCCTCAAGTGGATGGACGAGGTGAAGGCGCTGGTTCATGGCAAGGACAAGGTGAAGAGCAAGGAGGACCTTAAGCAATGGATGCAGCGGCTGGAGGAGGTGAAGGAGTCAGGAGCTCAGCTCACTGGGACGCCGATCAAGGTGCCGGAACATGAGTTTGCTGTTTCTGTTAGGGGTCTCGTGAATGATGGGAAAACCATCACGCTGGATAAGGGGGCTACCCTGAAGCAGGCGATTGAGAAGGCGGGCGGAATTTACGATGATGAGATCGGTGACCGTGTGGCGATTTACCGGAATGCAGACCGCGCCATCTACAATACTGTGAGCAAGGATTATAAGCCTCAGCAACTCTTTCCCGGAGATATGGTGGTGGTCATGCCTCCCATGCTGGACGGAGACCTTCTCCTCAGTGATGGCTTTTCCGCCGATCCCTTTTCTGATGGAGGTCTTGAAGTGACTAAAGACAGTACAGCCAGGGCGAGCAAGCGCGCCGCAGTCGAGCAGTCGACCTTGCCACTGGGTGTCGACTGGCGGGCTGGTGGCGGCGATTCTGGGAAGGCGGGAGGTAAGTTGCCAGTGCGTCGTCTCAATGGAGTCGAGTTGTCAGGCAAGGTTCAGCCTGTGATCGAGGCGAAGTCTCCAGCGGGTAATGTGAGCGATGTGTTAGAGTCGGGCGATGTCTGGCAGGCCTATCTGAATCTCAAGGGGACGGCGAGCCGCGACGTTAAGCTGAAGGTGGCCAAGAAACTCTATGAGCAAAAGGATGGTCACAAGGCCCGCCGTGTGCTCTCAAGCATCTATGGGCTGAAGTCGGGCATAAGCGTGCAGGACATGCGCGCTGCGGCTTATCACATGATTGCTATGGGAGACGGCAAAGGAGCAGATGAGCTGCTTGCTCTCATTCAGGTTGCGGATCCAGAGGACGAGCTTGTTTTTTACGACCGCTGGCTGGCTATGGGGAGGACGAGTAAGCTCTGCGCCGAGCAGTGGGTGGTGAATTGGTTGAGCTGCCATGTGAAGTTCTTCGAGCATTGGAGGTTGTGGAGAAATGTACAGGCCATGGAAATGACTAGGTTGAAGTTTCTCCCTAATGAGGAGGATTTTTATGGGGCGGTAGCATTTTTCGATTCCCTGGTTTACCCTTCAGATATTCGTATCGTGGTATGTTCATCCCAGGTTGATCAGGGAGCCTACTTGCGTGTGACTGATCCTGCAGAAGTGCAGGCTACCCCTAATCGCGTGAGTGAGACCGGTGGCTGGTGTGCAGCACAGAATGGACTCGCGGACTACATGGTGCGCAAGGCGATGCCAGGGAGTTATCGCTTGGAGCTCGGGAGTTCTCAGCCTGCCACTTACCTGGTCCAAGTCTACACCCATTGGGGTCGTGAGAACGAGACCAGACAGGTCTATGTGGTGGAGGTGCCAGGAGATGGCGAACTTCACGAGGCGGGCCAGATTGATTTCGGTCTTTAA
- a CDS encoding PSD1 and planctomycete cytochrome C domain-containing protein has protein sequence MIARLTIVSLGITAVLCQTSCDQEAAASEKASSSESPSTGAISQNSLPEEIDFNIHVRPILSDTCFHCHGPDSKNQKGDFALHTFADATKELVNAKGKYGIVPGKPEESEIIARVFSEDEEEIMPPADSIHKLTSEQKDILKRWVEQGAKYKKHWAFIPPKKQVPEKKSDWAKDELDLFIAAKHQELGLKHSPEASPEVWLRRTTLSLTGLQPTPEELEAFIQDKSPEAKEKVVDRLLDSPRYGEHMAVAWMEAARYADTDGYQNDHERQNWPWRDYVIKAFNENKGFDQFTIEQLAGDMLPNATHEQVIATAFNRNHRQNAEGGALAEEFIIENILDRVDTVGTIYFGLTMSCARCHDHKYDPLSQKEVFQFSSYFNNINEAATARGTSARPTTTSLSLYASEESQQIYKKVQTLNAELNKVRGQQRGLLAKQEPKLKGKALNDKAESTQPVKELKQQINQLNNKIKANGDAHYASVMIMREAQGITPTYLLERGQYTDPDKSEELTRTVPAALLGDEPAPKDRLELAKWIVSDKNPITARVIVNRIWMHHFGTGIVSTPEDFGSQAPFPTHPKLLDYLAVEFRQSGWDMKALHKRIVLSATYGQSSKLTAELLEKDSTNKWLARGPRFRLSGYALRDQALHAAGLLTEKLGGPSVKPYQPDGLWNSMSHSPNIRYRPSTGDALYRRSLYTYWKRAVNPPRQSIFDGSGREICSVTQNRTNTPLQALVLMNDVTFLEAAKKVAERALLDTATNHQQKLKSIYTHITGYDADQEELNILSDTFDYFNELYTADPEAAKSILTQGASQISESADKAKLAAYTAVAHVVLNTDESINIE, from the coding sequence ATGATTGCCCGACTCACCATCGTTTCCCTAGGAATCACAGCTGTCCTGTGCCAGACCTCCTGTGACCAAGAAGCCGCAGCATCAGAAAAGGCTTCATCCTCAGAAAGCCCGAGCACAGGCGCAATCAGCCAGAATTCCTTACCCGAGGAGATCGACTTCAACATCCACGTCCGCCCTATTCTCAGTGACACCTGCTTCCACTGCCACGGCCCAGATTCTAAAAACCAGAAGGGTGACTTCGCCCTCCACACCTTTGCAGACGCCACCAAGGAGCTAGTCAATGCCAAGGGTAAATACGGCATCGTCCCGGGCAAGCCTGAGGAAAGCGAGATCATTGCCCGCGTCTTCAGCGAGGACGAGGAGGAGATCATGCCGCCAGCCGACTCCATTCACAAGCTCACCTCGGAACAGAAGGACATCCTGAAACGCTGGGTGGAGCAAGGCGCCAAGTACAAGAAGCACTGGGCCTTCATTCCTCCAAAAAAACAAGTTCCTGAAAAGAAATCCGACTGGGCCAAGGACGAGCTGGACCTCTTCATCGCCGCCAAGCACCAGGAGCTAGGACTTAAGCATTCTCCAGAGGCCAGCCCTGAAGTCTGGCTGCGCCGCACCACACTTTCCCTGACAGGCCTGCAGCCAACGCCGGAGGAGCTGGAAGCCTTCATCCAAGACAAGTCACCTGAAGCCAAAGAGAAAGTCGTCGATCGCCTGCTGGACTCTCCACGCTACGGCGAGCACATGGCCGTGGCCTGGATGGAGGCTGCCCGCTATGCGGACACTGATGGCTACCAGAACGACCACGAACGCCAAAACTGGCCTTGGCGTGATTACGTGATCAAAGCGTTCAACGAGAACAAAGGCTTTGATCAATTCACCATCGAGCAACTCGCCGGCGATATGCTGCCCAATGCTACGCACGAGCAGGTCATCGCCACCGCCTTCAACCGCAACCACCGTCAGAACGCTGAGGGTGGTGCGCTCGCGGAAGAGTTCATCATCGAGAACATCCTCGACCGCGTGGACACCGTGGGCACCATCTACTTCGGCCTTACGATGAGCTGTGCACGCTGCCATGACCATAAGTACGACCCGCTTTCCCAGAAGGAGGTTTTCCAGTTCTCCTCCTACTTTAACAACATCAATGAGGCCGCTACAGCACGAGGCACCAGCGCCAGACCGACGACGACCTCGCTATCCCTTTACGCCTCAGAGGAAAGCCAGCAAATCTACAAGAAGGTCCAGACTCTAAATGCTGAACTGAACAAAGTCCGCGGCCAACAACGAGGTCTCCTCGCCAAACAAGAGCCAAAACTAAAAGGCAAAGCACTCAACGACAAAGCCGAGAGCACCCAGCCGGTCAAAGAGCTCAAGCAGCAGATCAACCAGCTCAACAATAAGATCAAAGCCAATGGTGACGCCCACTATGCCAGCGTCATGATCATGCGCGAGGCTCAGGGGATCACACCGACCTATCTACTCGAGCGTGGACAGTATACAGACCCCGATAAATCCGAGGAACTCACCCGCACCGTTCCGGCAGCTCTGCTGGGAGACGAGCCAGCGCCCAAAGATCGACTGGAGCTCGCCAAGTGGATCGTATCCGACAAGAACCCGATCACTGCCCGGGTGATCGTCAACCGCATCTGGATGCACCACTTCGGCACGGGTATCGTGAGTACTCCGGAGGACTTCGGCTCCCAAGCCCCCTTCCCGACTCACCCGAAACTACTGGATTACCTGGCCGTGGAATTCCGCCAGAGCGGCTGGGACATGAAAGCACTGCACAAGCGCATCGTCCTCAGCGCCACCTATGGACAATCCTCCAAGCTCACCGCCGAGCTACTCGAAAAGGACTCAACTAATAAATGGCTGGCACGCGGCCCACGCTTCCGACTTTCCGGTTACGCCCTGCGTGACCAGGCTCTCCATGCGGCAGGCCTACTTACTGAAAAACTGGGCGGACCATCTGTGAAGCCCTACCAGCCAGACGGCCTGTGGAACAGCATGAGCCATAGTCCGAATATCCGCTATCGCCCGTCCACGGGTGATGCTCTCTACCGCCGAAGCCTCTACACTTACTGGAAACGTGCGGTGAACCCACCGAGACAAAGCATCTTCGATGGATCTGGCCGTGAGATCTGCTCCGTCACCCAAAACCGCACGAACACTCCACTGCAAGCTCTCGTGCTGATGAATGATGTTACCTTCCTGGAAGCTGCCAAGAAAGTGGCTGAGCGGGCTCTGTTAGACACGGCCACCAACCACCAGCAAAAGCTCAAGTCCATCTACACACACATCACTGGTTACGATGCAGACCAAGAGGAACTCAACATTCTCTCAGATACCTTCGACTACTTCAACGAACTCTACACAGCTGATCCTGAAGCCGCGAAAAGCATCCTCACACAGGGAGCCTCTCAAATCAGCGAGTCTGCAGACAAGGCCAAGCTAGCAGCCTACACGGCCGTCGCCCACGTGGTCCTCAACACAGACGAATCAATCAACATCGAATAA
- a CDS encoding type II and III secretion system protein, with amino-acid sequence MMIRLSLLFLLTALLAHAHTDPKSIRVHSVLISMPQREYVAYTRMDKEDGHYAVAMQQVKAGKASVLDVNCVTTYSGVKASLESIREFIYPTEYEPPQLPSQPDGIEEPFVPKLRTELPTAFETRNLGTTLEVEPTVLEDGSTLSLRVIVELVDPVGYSLWLKYRDEFGQADMKMPLFLTKSANLSCKVKNQKFALLTTFTGRTAAGELDRNQKILMFVRADIMAIKHEE; translated from the coding sequence ATGATGATACGATTGAGTCTACTTTTCTTGCTTACCGCCTTGCTGGCGCACGCGCACACTGATCCCAAAAGCATCCGTGTTCATAGCGTGCTCATTAGTATGCCGCAGAGAGAGTATGTGGCCTACACGAGAATGGATAAAGAGGATGGTCACTACGCGGTAGCCATGCAGCAGGTGAAGGCTGGCAAGGCCAGTGTGCTGGACGTGAACTGTGTAACCACGTATAGCGGGGTGAAGGCTAGCTTGGAGAGTATACGGGAGTTTATCTATCCTACGGAGTATGAGCCGCCGCAATTACCCAGTCAACCTGACGGCATTGAGGAGCCATTTGTTCCAAAGCTTCGCACGGAGCTGCCTACTGCCTTTGAAACCCGTAATCTGGGGACGACCTTAGAGGTCGAGCCTACCGTATTAGAAGATGGTTCTACGCTATCCCTGCGAGTGATTGTCGAGTTGGTGGATCCTGTCGGCTACAGCTTGTGGCTGAAGTATAGGGATGAATTCGGACAGGCGGATATGAAGATGCCGCTGTTTCTGACCAAGAGTGCGAATCTGTCGTGTAAGGTGAAAAATCAAAAATTTGCCCTGTTGACTACCTTCACCGGAAGGACCGCAGCGGGTGAGTTGGATCGTAATCAAAAAATCCTGATGTTCGTGCGTGCGGATATCATGGCTATCAAACATGAGGAGTAA
- the smc gene encoding chromosome segregation protein SMC: MYLKSLEIHGFKSFADKTKFEFHTGVTGIVGPNGCGKSNVVDAIRWVLGETSAKALRGGEMADVIFNGTDKRKPAGMAEVTMTMGDCEEALKVEYNEVSITRRVFRDGKSEYRINGTLCRLRDIHDLFMDTGIGRTAYSIMEQGKIDMLLSSKPEDRRQVFEEAAGITKFKKEKKEAMRKLDYTQANLLRVSDVLAEQERRMNSLKRQVAKARRYQALAKDVRILDTHLGHKKWKELRAESEELRNSIRSLEVREHEIEQDLPQKEQAVIRARDKAQELESQLSEIRQQLNERRNAASAAQGKISFNNERQAELMGRIQQNESDIEETRQKLMQQETDLQEAVQTLDELSQRIESQQAQVSEHEERVLQAKAVREEREGSLREVRTEANRTQSLIAAAQAKIESMLSQFEGNRERARQLAEEDEKLRIEHEQAVIEKQKQVEELESRTTKIASLVEDLESCERKFQHTRGDLDASRDAAGEAHKQLAKVSSRLEVLKQLVDSGEGFQKGTQSVLSGLDDKELYEGGVRGVLANFIQVENSFAPAVEAALGSHLQTVLVRDNMLAESIIDTLTEKKMGEAAILPEDFIPVQSEAQLMHVPDGAEAWALDKVEADKIVAPVITRLLENVLVVKDLKLAAKLRKDLPDVTFVTLAGEVMSPEGIIRGGVGGDASSSVLERQNEIRELEESNARLVEEEQAAKQKVETLESLMAEQREAVEQARERLQKARVDESTLQGQVSLATREVESLESKISNNEWERNELKERENSALGNRETQEADLATARQRLEELETSQLMLNRELEDSMNREQEAATVLNELRTNLAVERRALQSAEEQQQPMAARLEELRHLTSRRESEIISFRERIESATGENAQLLEEIETATAAANFLEERLEEAASGRNAILESISVAEKELGEVRRQVSKISDQKGKEEVSATKVELRLESLQENMMERHQIDLEVFRPDSHALLLCIADQKKAFVRNARRKSSLSEEEENEQEEEITNEADDSNDIEIPGEDGPDWDFVERAVSELKHKLDSMGPVNVDAIEEYEELEERHNFVRGQHDDLVNAKDELIGVIEKINIETRIRFTETFNQIQANFKEMFKVLFGEKGQANLLLVDEEDPLESGIDVIAKPPGKKLQSITLLSGGERSMTAVALLFSIYQIKPSPFCVLDELDAPLDESNIGRFLKVLDNFIDKSQFIIVTHSKRTMGRADVMYGVTMEEFGVSKPVGMRLTAEKDIDESKARSAAQKAALRLDA; encoded by the coding sequence ATGTATCTAAAATCACTCGAAATCCATGGCTTCAAGTCCTTCGCGGACAAGACGAAGTTTGAGTTCCACACCGGGGTGACAGGCATCGTCGGCCCGAATGGCTGCGGTAAGTCGAACGTGGTGGACGCGATCCGCTGGGTGCTCGGCGAGACGAGCGCGAAGGCGCTGCGTGGTGGCGAAATGGCCGACGTTATTTTCAACGGGACGGACAAGCGCAAGCCAGCCGGCATGGCGGAAGTCACCATGACGATGGGCGACTGTGAGGAAGCCCTCAAGGTGGAGTACAACGAGGTCTCCATCACCCGCCGTGTATTCCGCGACGGCAAGAGCGAGTACCGCATCAATGGCACGCTCTGCCGCCTGCGTGATATTCACGATCTCTTCATGGATACGGGTATCGGCCGTACCGCCTATTCCATCATGGAGCAGGGTAAGATCGACATGCTTCTTTCCTCCAAGCCGGAAGACAGACGTCAGGTCTTCGAGGAAGCTGCGGGGATTACGAAATTCAAGAAGGAGAAGAAGGAGGCCATGCGCAAGCTGGACTACACTCAGGCAAACCTTCTCCGTGTGAGTGACGTGCTTGCCGAGCAGGAGCGCCGCATGAACTCCCTCAAGCGTCAGGTGGCCAAGGCTCGCCGCTATCAGGCACTGGCCAAGGATGTCCGCATTCTTGATACCCATCTCGGCCACAAGAAGTGGAAAGAACTTCGCGCCGAGAGCGAGGAGCTGCGTAACTCCATCCGTTCCCTCGAGGTGCGTGAGCACGAGATCGAGCAGGATCTGCCACAGAAGGAACAGGCAGTGATCCGCGCCCGTGACAAGGCTCAGGAGCTGGAGAGCCAGCTGAGCGAGATCCGCCAGCAGCTCAACGAGCGCCGCAATGCCGCCAGCGCCGCCCAAGGAAAAATTTCATTCAACAACGAGCGCCAGGCCGAGCTGATGGGCCGAATCCAGCAGAACGAGTCTGACATTGAAGAAACCCGTCAGAAGCTGATGCAGCAAGAGACGGATCTCCAGGAAGCCGTCCAGACTCTGGACGAGCTTTCCCAGCGCATCGAGTCCCAGCAGGCTCAGGTCAGCGAGCATGAAGAGCGTGTCCTTCAGGCCAAGGCGGTGCGTGAGGAGCGTGAAGGCTCTTTGCGTGAAGTCCGTACCGAGGCGAACCGCACCCAGTCTCTCATTGCCGCCGCCCAGGCGAAGATCGAGAGCATGCTCTCCCAGTTTGAAGGCAACCGTGAGCGCGCCCGCCAGCTGGCTGAGGAGGATGAGAAGCTCCGTATTGAGCACGAGCAGGCAGTGATCGAAAAGCAGAAGCAGGTGGAAGAGCTGGAAAGCCGTACCACCAAGATTGCTAGTCTGGTAGAAGATCTCGAGTCCTGTGAGCGCAAGTTCCAGCACACCCGTGGTGATCTGGATGCCAGCCGAGATGCGGCAGGTGAGGCGCACAAGCAGCTAGCCAAGGTTTCTTCCCGTCTGGAAGTGCTCAAGCAGCTCGTCGACAGCGGTGAAGGATTCCAGAAGGGAACCCAGAGCGTGCTTTCCGGACTGGATGACAAAGAGCTTTACGAAGGTGGCGTGCGAGGCGTGCTAGCCAACTTCATCCAGGTAGAAAATTCCTTCGCACCAGCCGTCGAGGCTGCTCTCGGCAGTCACCTGCAGACCGTGCTTGTCAGGGACAATATGCTGGCGGAATCCATCATCGATACGCTGACCGAGAAGAAGATGGGTGAGGCGGCGATCCTGCCTGAGGATTTCATCCCGGTGCAGAGTGAAGCCCAGCTGATGCATGTGCCGGACGGTGCCGAGGCCTGGGCCTTGGACAAGGTGGAGGCAGACAAGATCGTAGCTCCGGTGATCACCAGGCTGCTGGAGAACGTGCTCGTGGTCAAAGACCTTAAGCTTGCCGCCAAGCTGCGCAAGGATCTCCCGGATGTGACTTTCGTCACGCTTGCCGGTGAAGTGATGTCCCCTGAGGGGATTATCCGCGGTGGTGTGGGCGGTGATGCCAGCTCCTCCGTTCTGGAAAGGCAGAACGAGATCCGCGAGCTGGAAGAATCCAATGCCCGACTGGTTGAAGAAGAGCAGGCAGCCAAGCAGAAGGTGGAAACTCTGGAGAGCCTGATGGCTGAGCAGCGTGAAGCCGTAGAGCAGGCCCGCGAACGCCTGCAGAAAGCCCGCGTGGATGAGTCCACCCTGCAGGGTCAGGTAAGTCTGGCTACCCGCGAGGTAGAGTCACTGGAAAGCAAGATTTCCAACAATGAGTGGGAGCGTAATGAACTGAAGGAACGCGAAAACAGCGCCCTCGGTAACCGTGAGACCCAGGAGGCCGACTTGGCCACCGCACGTCAGCGACTCGAGGAGCTGGAGACCAGCCAGCTGATGCTCAACCGTGAGCTGGAGGACTCCATGAACCGCGAGCAGGAGGCGGCGACAGTTCTGAACGAGCTGCGCACCAACCTTGCGGTTGAGAGACGTGCTCTACAGTCCGCCGAGGAACAGCAACAGCCGATGGCTGCCCGCCTGGAGGAACTCCGCCACCTGACTTCCCGCCGCGAGAGCGAAATCATCTCCTTCCGTGAACGTATCGAGTCCGCCACTGGTGAGAACGCTCAGCTTCTTGAAGAGATCGAGACAGCGACCGCCGCTGCCAATTTCCTTGAGGAAAGACTGGAAGAAGCCGCTTCTGGCCGTAACGCGATCCTGGAATCTATCAGCGTCGCAGAGAAAGAGCTGGGTGAGGTCCGCCGTCAGGTTTCCAAGATCAGTGATCAGAAGGGTAAAGAAGAAGTGTCTGCCACCAAGGTAGAGCTTCGCCTGGAGAGTCTGCAGGAGAACATGATGGAGCGCCACCAGATCGACCTCGAGGTGTTCCGTCCAGACAGTCATGCGCTGCTCCTCTGCATCGCCGATCAGAAGAAAGCCTTTGTCCGCAATGCCCGCCGCAAGTCCAGCCTCAGTGAAGAGGAGGAGAACGAGCAGGAAGAGGAAATCACCAACGAGGCCGATGACTCTAACGACATCGAAATCCCGGGTGAGGATGGTCCTGATTGGGACTTTGTGGAGCGTGCCGTCTCCGAGCTGAAGCACAAGCTGGACTCCATGGGGCCGGTCAATGTGGACGCCATCGAGGAATACGAAGAGCTCGAAGAGCGCCACAACTTTGTCCGCGGACAGCACGATGACCTCGTCAATGCCAAGGATGAGCTGATCGGCGTGATCGAGAAGATCAATATCGAAACCCGCATCCGCTTCACCGAAACCTTCAATCAGATCCAGGCGAACTTCAAAGAGATGTTCAAGGTGCTCTTCGGTGAGAAGGGTCAAGCGAACCTCTTGCTGGTGGATGAGGAAGATCCGCTGGAGTCCGGCATTGATGTGATTGCCAAGCCTCCGGGCAAGAAGCTGCAGTCCATCACGTTGCTCTCCGGTGGTGAGCGCTCCATGACTGCGGTAGCGCTTCTCTTCTCCATCTATCAGATCAAGCCAAGTCCGTTCTGTGTACTGGATGAGCTGGACGCACCGCTGGATGAATCCAATATCGGACGCTTCCTCAAGGTGCTCGATAACTTCATCGACAAGTCACAGTTCATCATCGTGACGCACAGTAAGCGCACCATGGGCCGCGCCGACGTGATGTACGGGGTGACCATGGAGGAGTTCGGTGTCTCCAAGCCGGTGGGCATGCGCCTCACCGCAGAGAAGGACATCGACGAGTCCAAGGCGAGATCCGCCGCCCAAAAGGCAGCCCTCAGGCTGGATGCCTAG
- the lipB gene encoding lipoyl(octanoyl) transferase LipB: protein MQLEEQWLGSDVSYDEGLEIQEKKLAEVLEGTSANTFFQLEHAPVYTIGRTRDKSSLQNPAMLPHPVIEINRGGQATYHGPGQLVGYPIVDLRPLGKDLHEYIRAVEQALILACQDFGVPATRREGLTGVWVGTRKLASIGVGVRKWISMHGFALNVTKESLRGFLSITPCGLQGVSMTCLEHEAGREISVQEFAKAVTPHMRDCLAALQSEE, encoded by the coding sequence ATGCAGCTGGAGGAACAATGGCTAGGATCGGATGTCTCTTATGATGAGGGGCTGGAGATTCAGGAGAAAAAACTGGCAGAGGTGCTGGAGGGCACTTCCGCGAATACCTTCTTCCAGCTGGAGCACGCTCCCGTCTACACCATCGGCCGTACCCGGGATAAGTCCTCGCTGCAGAACCCGGCCATGCTGCCTCACCCGGTGATCGAGATCAACCGCGGCGGCCAGGCCACCTACCACGGCCCGGGCCAACTCGTCGGCTACCCAATCGTGGACCTCCGCCCATTGGGCAAGGACCTGCATGAGTACATCCGCGCCGTCGAGCAGGCACTCATCCTCGCCTGCCAGGATTTCGGCGTCCCTGCCACGCGCCGTGAGGGACTTACTGGAGTCTGGGTGGGCACGCGAAAGCTCGCTTCCATCGGGGTAGGCGTACGCAAATGGATCTCCATGCATGGCTTTGCCCTGAACGTGACCAAGGAATCCCTGCGCGGCTTCCTTTCCATTACTCCCTGCGGCTTGCAGGGCGTCTCCATGACCTGCCTGGAGCATGAGGCCGGCAGAGAAATCAGCGTGCAGGAGTTCGCCAAGGCCGTCACTCCCCACATGCGCGATTGTTTAGCCGCTCTGCAGAGTGAGGAATAA